The proteins below come from a single Sorghum bicolor cultivar BTx623 chromosome 4, Sorghum_bicolor_NCBIv3, whole genome shotgun sequence genomic window:
- the LOC8058643 gene encoding glucan endo-1,3-beta-glucosidase 14 has protein sequence MATAGRPSRTALSPPPAPSCNLAAACCFVLLVVPILLADQQVAVVAESLSIGVNYGQIANNLPSPARVSWLLRSMRISKVKLYDADPNVLRAFLGTGVEFVVGIGNEYVPAMVSPAAAQAWLQQHVVPHLRAGARITCVTVGNEVFKGNDTALQSAVLPAMQSVHRALGALGLQGRVNVTTAHSLDIMGVSFPPSAGAFHPAAMAHLQPFLSFLSATRAPFLINCYPYFAYKDDPARVPLDYVLFRPNAAGVVDERTGLRYDNMLYAQVDAVYAAIQGLGHTDVEVKVSETGWPSRGDADEPGATPEYAGTYIRNLLQRIEMKQGTPLRPATPVDVYVFALFNENLKPGPASERNYGLFYPDGTPVYNVGLNGYLPPTMLVSSSSTAAARQVIRLFALVAIASVAFVLS, from the exons ACCAGCAAGTGGCCGTCGTGGCCGAGTCGCTGTCGATCGGCGTCAACTACGGGCAGATCGCAAACAACCTCCCCTCGCCGGCGCGGGTGTCGTGGCTGCTCCGGTCGATGCGGATCAGCAAGGTGAAGCTGTACGACGCCGACCCCAACGTGCTGCGCGCGTTCCTGGGCACGGGCGTCGAGTTCGTGGTGGGCATCGGCAACGAGTACGTCCCGGCCATGGTGAGCCCCGCGGCGGCGCAGGCGTGGCTGCAGCAGCACGTGGTGCCGCACCTCCGCGCCGGGGCGCGCATCACCTGCGTCACCGTCGGCAACGAGGTGTTCAAGGGCAACGACACCGCGCTCCAGTCCGCGGTCCTCCCCGCCATGCAGTCCGTGCACAGGGCGCTGGGCGCGCTGGGGCTCCAGGGCCGCGTCAACGTCACCACGGCGCACTCGCTGGACATCATGGGCGTCTCCTTCCCGCCGTCCGCCGGCGCGTTCCACCCGGCGGCGATGGCGCACCTGCAGCCGTTCCTCAGCTTCCTGTCCGCGACGAGGGCGCCGTTCCTCATCAACTGCTACCCCTACTTCGCGTACAAGGACGACCCGGCGAGGGTGCCGCTGGACTACGTGCTGTTCCGCCCCAACGCCGCCGGCGTCGTCGATGAGCGCACGGGGCTCCGCTACGACAACATGCTGTACGCGCAGGTGGACGCCGTGTACGCGGCGATCCAGGGGCTCGGGCACACGGACGTCGAGGTCAAGGTGTCGGAGACCGGGTGGCCGTCGCGGGGCGACGCCGACGAGCCAGGCGCCACGCCCGAGTACGCGGGGACATACATCCGGAACCTGCTGCAGCGGATCGAGATGAAGCAGGGCACGCCGCTGCGCCCGGCCACGCCCGTCGACGTCTACGTCTTCGCGCTCTTCAACGAGAACCTCAAGCCCGGACCGGCGTCGGAGAGGAACTACGGACTCTTCTACCCCGACGGCACGCCGGTGTACAACGTCGGCCTGAACGGCTACCTCCCGCCGACGATGCtggtgtcgtcgtcgtcgactgcAGCAGCACGACAG GTGATTCGTTTGTTTGCACTAGTCGCCATCGCGTCCGTCGCATTCGTCTTATCCTGA